The nucleotide sequence AGCTGATGAGGGATATTTCACTATATTCACTATCAAATTTAAATGCTAACTAATTACCTATTTTACCATATTTGGGTTGTTGAATATAACatagaataaaataagagaaaaaataacatatcttTAATCGGTTATGGGATTTTGGACATgttattgaatatattattcactataatttgttttatattcattttaaatgacATATGTTAATTCTAAATTGAAATATAggtatatgtgtatatatatcatgtacaaaaacattattttaaaaaaaaaaatattttgacattatttattttgaaaaataaaattttttagttaaaaataaaaactaaaaaattagttATGAAATATACtgtaaaatacattaaaaaaaaacttttagagtattatttaatatataacttttcatatattgaataatataatataattttttctatttataaattttaaatattttaatcatgagtattataaataaataaataattttttactaaatattaaattattgaataatctctaaatatcattaaatgtgagagaaaatttatattttttatccaaaaattgagaaataatattttagtttttatttattttataagttaaatataagtatgacataacatatttcatttatatatatattggatataATGTCCAAAATATCCCATTATTTATCATTTCCACCAGAATATGATaccttaagaattaaaaattttattctatttggtGAATTATGTGTTAATTTATCctcaatttatatttatgtgtttaagggtttttttttctttattttttctttttaactttttcctTTAACTTATCTTTTCTAAGTTGTTATAATTCTTTGAATGTGAACATAATGGAACTATCCACCTAATCTTCAAAGTAGTCATACTTTAGAGGGCAGATATTAAAATGACTGTCAAtgtctcattttttctttattatatttttagtaactATCATATCTCATTTACCTACTTTCAGTCACCCCCTTCTTGATCAACAATCTATTGCAtgataacttttctttttaaattcaatacaaagacTAGTCTTCTGAATTACATCTAATCAATTTCACCCTCTACCCCACCCTTTCCACTTAGAAGACGAGTAAGAATTGGCTTAGAAGATGAGTAGGAATTTGGACCTTTTCCACCTAACATATACTAGTCAAAGTTTGATTATTTCACGGATTATGGAGGTCTCAATTTTCTTCATCAAAGGCGGTGGTAGAAGTGTCACAGAAATGATTTGTGAAAAAGaatgacaatgataatgatCGATCATAGCGGTGGGGAGATTGATAGTAATAAGATTTGATTGCAATAAGAGCGGTCACTAACTATCATAACTAAATATGATGGTGACCAACTTCAAATATTGTGATGTTTCTATGACTCAATATTAATACCCTCACTCTTTCATATCCCATTcacttttcaaatattatattattagtttttttttttattagactttcatttttttcacatgaaaacttataaaaaaatattgttaattttataaagaaGTAGTTTTTGGAAAACCAGTTCAACAAACTTGTGGTTGAAGCCCTTTCACCTAATTAGTTCAAGCCCACCCGTGATATGAAAGATgcttctaatttctttttccaatttctTCAAAGTCACCGGGCAAAACAAAGAATATATTATAATCCTCCAACTTCGTGGTGGCGGGGCCTCCAGTCCATTACAAAACTTTGAAGGCCGAGAAAATGAAAGAtattggaaaaggaaaaaaaaaaaaaagttgtgcaAGGAAAGAAAGACAGTTGCGGGTGTTTATTTGACAAAGGGAGAAGaacaaggaaaaggaaaaggaaaaaacagtGAAGGGATGGGACATGGGCATAAGCCATCAGGAAGCAGTAGCAAAAACAACCTAAGCCACTTACccaagagaaacaaaattaaaattttagagcTCTCTGTGGCATGCCTTCGATGATTGAACTTGGACTCTCTCTTAAACCACCACTTAAACATCGGAGAGAGGGGGGTGGACATGGGAGCAGAAGGCATAAATTAAAGGAGAAAACAACAAACagagaaatgaaatgaagaagagaaagaggCCACACACGTAGCCCAGGCTCATGGATCACGTGGTTTGATGAGTGACGTATGAAAtaggaaatgaaaagaaagaggaggaggaggaggaggaggtcCACATGGCCATTCACGTCAAAGCCCCTCAAACCCAAAGGGGCTTGGCTATTTGCTAAAGCCTAAAAGGAACGCGTCGGCAGTCTTGTGCTCTAAGAGGCTCTTGTGCTCTAAGAGGCTCACATTCTTCGACCTTTCTAATCCATCCGTCACTCCCCAGCTAGTCCCTCTCGCTGGATTCATTGATTCAATCTAACCCATCACTTTCATCACAGCTGTCCATCTctctcttcattttcatttttcatctaaCAAATGTAGGAGTGCTTTAATTTCCTTCGTAAATTACTTCCTTAATAAGACAacataaatttggaaaatatttattctatGTGTCTTAAAAAAGCAAGTAGCTTTCTCGCATTAGCATATCAATAAAATAGCAGCTTGCATATAAAGATGGTGTCTCAAACTGTCTTACTTGGGCCAtttatttatacaattatttttaaaaataaataaaaataacaaaaaataattaaaatatattctaaataataTTATGTCTGATCCTTCCCTGATAGGGACAAAATCTTTAAGTAGAATTTGTTTGGAATTTCGTTGTACAATTTACAAgttccaaataaaaatttggaCTCGTTGCAACTTGCAAGGCCCATGATTTTCAAGCAATCACatccaatattaaaaaaaaattaaaaaaatgagccTGTCAATTCCACCGaagattagttaaaatttttacttCATTTGAATCACTCTATAATCGCCATCTGTCCAAAATCTGTGGGTATGCAATGAATTGGCGAAACTACCCCTCTTAAAGCATATACTGAAAACATTGCTTTTGTTGTCATTAATGGAAAAGGTTAAGAGGAATGATGAGTTTTCTCCCTTTGAAAGGAAACCCATTTCTTTGCCTCCGGCATGTAACCGACGAAATTGAAAAAAGAGACCATAACGGTAATGGGCGGTCCAAAGTACCCCTCCAACTTCAAATCCTATGTCAACCACAGCCCGGTCAACATCAAGGGTATTATGGTAACTGAGGTCGCCTTTATACCCACGTCACAGGCTAGGGTCCTCAGCCTCAGGTTTATTTCTTCTATCTGCCCTACAAGGAAAGACCAAAACCTCAAAAACCCTCTACTGAGTTGGAAAGAGGAGGAGTCAAttttggagagagagagggagggaggagCGAGTTGAGAATGGCGACTCAGTTTCCCGACGATTTCAAGTGTCCGATTTCTTTGGAGATAATGTCCGACCCGGTTATACTGTCGTCGGGTCATACTTTTGATCGGTCGTCAATTCAGCGGTGGCTGGACTCCGGTCACCGGACGTGTCCTATTACTAAACTGCCTCTCTCTGAGCACCCCTCTCTCATCCCTAACCATGCTCTGAGAAGTTTAATTTCCAACTATACCCTTGTGTCTGCTCCAAAACCACAGCCTCATCCGGAGCCCCAAACCCTAATCGCTACTCTCACCTCACCGTCTTCTCCGCTCCACTCCAAGCTCCACTCGCTCGACCAACTCAACCAGTTCTCCAAGCGTAACCCGGCTTTCCGTCGGCGGTTGACCGAGTCAGGCGCGGTTTCGGCGGTGCTGAACTGTGTTGGCTCGGAGGATTCGAGTCTGCAAGAGAAAGCGCTCTCGCTACTGTTGAATCTCAGTTTGGATGACGATAACAAGGTGGGTTTGGTGGCGGAAGGCGCTATCGGTCGAATAGTCGCCGCTTTGCACGGCCGGTCCCCCGATTGCAGGGCGGTGGCGGCCACTATGTTGACGAGTTTGGCGGTGGTAGAAGTGAACAGGGCCACGATTGGGACATACCCATATGCTATAAGGGCGCTTGTTTCGCTACTTCGAGACGGGAAAGGTAGAGAGAAGAAAGAGGCTGCGACGGCACTATATGCTATCTGTTCGTTCCCGGATAATAGGCGAAGGGCTGTTGAATGTGGGGCGGTACCGATTTTGATCAGAATTGCAGATTCGGGATTGGAGAGGGCAGTTGAAGTTCTGGGCCTTTTGGCAAAGTGCAAGGAAGGAAGAGA is from Vitis riparia cultivar Riparia Gloire de Montpellier isolate 1030 chromosome 10, EGFV_Vit.rip_1.0, whole genome shotgun sequence and encodes:
- the LOC117924313 gene encoding U-box domain-containing protein 8 produces the protein MATQFPDDFKCPISLEIMSDPVILSSGHTFDRSSIQRWLDSGHRTCPITKLPLSEHPSLIPNHALRSLISNYTLVSAPKPQPHPEPQTLIATLTSPSSPLHSKLHSLDQLNQFSKRNPAFRRRLTESGAVSAVLNCVGSEDSSLQEKALSLLLNLSLDDDNKVGLVAEGAIGRIVAALHGRSPDCRAVAATMLTSLAVVEVNRATIGTYPYAIRALVSLLRDGKGREKKEAATALYAICSFPDNRRRAVECGAVPILIRIADSGLERAVEVLGLLAKCKEGREEMEKFNGCVKILVRVLRNGSSRGVQYALMTLNSLCSNGDGMCLETMKEGVLEICMGLVEDDNEKVRRNASSLVQTLQGKH